The Centroberyx gerrardi isolate f3 chromosome 19, fCenGer3.hap1.cur.20231027, whole genome shotgun sequence genome has a segment encoding these proteins:
- the tbc1d5 gene encoding TBC1 domain family member 5 isoform X2, with amino-acid sequence MQHPNFETRHPLQTDEQQETGFDPLHNFNRNRSRGSLDSSTYSQSQSTFLSYRKEWDDLFLNSNYLARIRQAGINGRLRSSRFRSVCWKLYLEVLPEDKSLWINKTKELRGQYEKIKETHITNPRKAAGQQDLVVNNPLSQDEGSLWNKFFQDKELRGMIKQDVMRTFPEMRYFQEEDVRTKLTDILFCYARENEQLLYKQGMHELLAPIVFVLHCDHQAFQHASETANPSEEMKCLLNPMYHEHDAYAMFSQLMETAEPWFSSFEREVRKGKEEMLTSIPFARPQDAGPSVAIVTKVNRIQDQLVKKHDVELHMHLNRLEIAPQIYGIRWVRLLFGREFPLQDLLVVWDALFADSITLDLVDYIFVAMLLYIRDALIASNFQTCLGLLMHYPPIGDIHSLLHKALFLRDPKNNPRPVNYQFQQNLDYYKTRGADLVNKTRASASAKTAPLNINKVSSSLLNFGRKLIAPAMSGGSGGISPINSEVQSAVSPSLAPAAAPPHPLAEPPPGQAPVQTQSHTQSQHYRLLKSESMPVHLSKGQSSRTVSSSPSTESLSGGRGLSTASPPLPPSRGSDVSTSSPPLSATKKESFFNITRSRSHSKTMGKKETEEDLEAQVSFLQGQINDLEAMSKYCAKMMNTHICKIQEVILQEHLEKEDEVLVSLAGLKQIKDILKGALRFNQSQLEAEENEEITIADDHYTSTAANSHRGDRQQHGGSQRSRDSDHDGSASTDEKEEEEQALTPPEQQVASSLGSEGKNWDDYILVSQDGDLQAPEGGGGGGGGGGAEHTPPVRRGRGAVRMEPEGAAGNFHDPLMAGTASGSSSPDEGSTHSKDSDFTIVNPNDL; translated from the exons ATGCAGCACCCCAACTTCGAGACCCGCCACCCGCTCCAGACAGACGAGCAGCAGGAGACGGGCTTCGACCCGCTCCACAACTTCAACCGGAACCGCAGCA gaGGATCCCTTGACAGCAGCACTTACTCACAGTCTCAGTCTACCTTCCTCTCATACAG GAAAGAATGGGACGACTTGTTCCTCAACAGTAATTACCTGGCCAGGATCCGGCAGGCAGGCATCAACGGTCGACTGAGGAGCAGCCGCTTTCGCAGCGTATGCTGGAAG TTGTACCTGGAGGTTCTTCCAGAGGACAAGAGTCTGTGGATCAACAAGACCAAGGAGCTCCGGGGCCAGTATGAGAAGATCAAAGAGACG CACATCACCAACCCTCGCAAGGCTGCAGGCCAGCAGGACCTGGTGGTCAACAACCCACTCTCCCAGGACGAGGgg AGCCTGTGGAACAAGTTCTTCCAGGACAAGGAGCTGAGGGGGATGATCAAACAGGATGTGATGCGAAC GTTCCCAGAGATGCGTTACTTCCAGGAAGAGGACGTGAGGACCAAGCTGACGGACATCCTCTTCTGTTACGCCAGAGAGAACGAACAGTTACTGTATAAACAG GGAATGCATGAGCTGCTGGCTCCCATAGTGTTTGTGTTGCACTGTGACCATCAGGCCTTTCAGCACGCCAGCGAGACGGCCAACCCCAG TGAGGAGATGAAGTGTCTGTTGAACCCAATGTACCATGAGCACGACGCCTA tgCCATGTTCTCTCAGCTGATGGAGACAGCGGAGCCCTGGTTCTCCAGCTTCGAGAGGGAAGTGAGAAAG gggaaggaggagatgcTGACCAGCATCCCTTTTGCTCGGCCCCAGGACGCGGGGCCCTCCGTTGCCATAGTGACCAAAGTCAACCGCATCCAGGACCAGCTGGTAAAGAAGCACGACGTGGAACTGCACATGCACCTCAACCGGCTGGAGATCGCCCCGCAAATCTACGGCAT CCGGTGGGTGCGTCTGCTGTTTGGCCGTGAGTTCCCCCTCCAGGACCTGCTGGTGGTCTGGGACGCCCTGTTTGCAGACAGCATCACTCTGGACCTGGTGGACTACATCTTCGTGGCCATGCTGCTCTACATCCGAGACGCAC TGATCGCTAGTAACTTCCAGACCTGCCTGGGTCTGCTAATGCACTACCCTCCTATAGGAGACATCCACTCTCTGCTGCATAAGGCTCTCTTCCTCCGAGATCCCAAG AACAATCCACGGCCCGTCAACTACCAGTTCCAGCAGAACCTGGACTACTACAAGACCAGGGGAGCTGACCTGGTGAACAAGACccg TGCCAGTGCCAGTGCCAAAACAGCCCCTCTCAACATCAACAAGGTCTCCAGCAGCCTGCTGAACTTCGGCAGGAAGCTCATCGCCCCGGCCATGTCGGGGGGGTCCGGCGGCATCTCGCCCATCAACAGCGAGGTGCAGTCGGCCGTCTCCCCCTCCCTCGCCCCCGCCGCCGCCCCGCCGCACCCGCTGGCCGAGCCCCCGCCCGGCCAAGCCCCCGTGCAGACCCAGAGCCACACCCAGTCCCAGCACTACCGCCTGCTCAAGTCCGAGAGCATGCCTGTTCACCTCAGCAAAG gccaaAGCTCCAGGACGGTAAGCTCCTCCCCCAGCACAGAAAGCCTCTCCGGTGGGCGCGGTCTCTCCACCGCCTCCCCGCCCCTTCCCCCCTccagaggaagtgatgtcagcACTTCATCGCCGCCCCTCTCCGCCACCAAGAAGGAGTCGTTCTTCAACATCACTCGCTCACGCTCCCACAGCAAGACCATGGGCAAGAAGGAGACG GAGGAGGACTTGGAAGCCCAGGTATCTTTCCTGCAGGGCCAGATCAACGACCTGGAGGCCATGAGCAAGTACTGTGCCAAgatgatgaacacacacatct GTAAGATCCAGGAAGTGATTCTTCAGGAACACTTGGAGAAAGAGGATGAGGTCCTGGTATCACTGGCTGGACTCAAACAG ATCAAGGACATCCTGAAGGGGGCGCTGCGCTTCAACCAGAGCCAGCTGGAGGCCGAGGAGAACGAGGAGATCACCATCGCGGACGACCACTACACCTCCACGGCAGCCAACAGTCACCGCGGCGACCGCCAGCAGCACGGCGGCAGCCAGCGGAGCCGAGACTCGGACCACGACGGCAGCGCGAGCACGGacgagaaggaggaggaggagcaggcgcTGACCCCGCCGGAGCAGCAG GTGGCGTCTTCCCTGGGCTCGGAGGGCAAGAACTGGGACGACTACATCCTGGTGTCCCAGGACGGAGACCTGCAGGCCCCcgagggagggggcgggggcgggggagggggcggagccGAGCACACCCCTCCGGTGCGGCGAGGGCGCGGCGCGGTGCGGATGGAGCCAGAGGGCGCGGCGGGGAACTTCCACGACCCCCTGATGGCCGGCACCGCCTCGGGCTCCTCCAGCCCGGACGAGGGCTCCACCCACAGCAAAGACTCTGACTTCACCATCGTCAACCCGAACGACCTGTGA
- the satb1a gene encoding DNA-binding protein SATB1a — protein sequence MDALCNGAKLPEGSDPTADAWPPPTKLARLEQNGAGPSAQDRSRQGSPGAKPPGLALKPTALRPQGKSWHKRGSLLPVFCVVEHRESLVEGERREEHAEFVLVRRDLLFNQLIEMALLTLGYSHSSAAQAKGLIQVGRWNPVPLSCVTDAPDATVADMLQDVHHVTTLKIQLQSCPKLEDLPAEQWSHSTVRNALKELLKDMNQSSLAKECPLSQSMISSIVNSTYYANVSAAKCHEFGRWYKHFKKTKCFQEIDSFSDQSAHITITQQPIPGSTAEPSLLFPHGGVANVCGRSPLALRPSGLVAAPLSPQLVSQQLVMAQFLNQQYAVSRMLAGQGLSPSQQQYLNHPPVGRAPPVVLPKGPDPQAPQQAQCGPGGGPAAGPQNQTSAGSSGGPSDVSCDIYQCVREELKRAGISQAIFARVAFNRTQGLLSEILRKEEDPKHASQSLLVNLRAMHSFLLLPEAERERIYQEEKERSLTGFTPCSSNTPPRPTQARLSPVTGDRGLRTDSCVLNISASIYEEIQHEMKRAKVSQAMFAKVAASKSQGWLCELLRWKEDPSPENRTLWENLCMIRRFLSLAQTERDAIYEQESSNTAQQHCTDRLMLLSNDSALYQHHSPLPQQHQLQPPTPQAHQPSQPEAGPHLSPRQPCAASPAECEAGGWGHLRVRLRGRGSSSERGESKDWVDGGRGDWGSLGRDWGCTGRARDKGVENNERARDEGVGDKVTDVVNRDGWEKDRLSTKWPGLKDEDRARVVVHVEADNEMGGRDEVRGEGLRVSREALGILQSFIQDVGLNPDEEAVHTLSAQLGLPERTILSFFHSQDHGQVMSQDCSQHQHRNHSQHHHQSHNHSRDEPNLAQADRTAEGREEGRTEEGDSHRKAETEEAEMERKEGSEITILKESDVGTQTVPVMKEEQESYI from the exons ATGGACGCCCTGTGCAACGGAGCCAAGCTGCCGGAGGGCAGTGATCCCACGGCGGACGCCTGGCCCCCTCCTACCAAGCTGGCCCGGCTAGAGCAGAACGGAGCGGGACCCTCAGCCCAGGACAGGAGCAGGCAGGGGAGTCCGGGGGCCAAACCCCCCGGCCTGGCCCTCAAACCCACTGCACTGAGGCCACAGGGCAAGAGCTGGCACAAGAGAG GGAGCCTGCTGCCAGTGTTCTGCGTGGTGGAGCACAGGGAGAGCctggtggagggggagaggagggaggagcacgCTGAGTTTGTGCTGGTCAGGAGAGACCTGCTGTTCAACCAGCTGATCGAGATGGCCCTGCTGACACTGGGCTACTCACACAGCTCCGCCGCACAGGCCAAag gtCTGATCCAGGTGGGCAGGTGGAACCCCGTCCCTCTGTCCTGTGTCACAGATGCCCCTGATGCCACAGTGGCTGACATGCTGCAGGACGTCCACCATGTTACCACCCTGAAGATACAGCTGCAGAG CTGTCCCAAGCTGGAGGACTTGCCAGCAGAACAGTGGAGTCACTCCACAGTGAGGAACGCTCTGAAGGAGCTCCTCAAGGACATGAACCAGAGCTCCCTGGCCAAGGAGTGCCCTCTGTCCCag AGTATGATCTCCTCTATTGTAAACAGCACTTACTATGCAAACGTCTCGGCTGCAAAGTGTCACGAGTTCGGTCGATGGTACAAGCACTTCAAGAAGACCAAATGCTTCCAGG AGATTGACAGTTTCTCTGACCAGTCAGCTCACATTACCATCACCCAGCAGCCAATCCCAGGTAGCACAGCGGAGCCGAGCCTTCTCTTCCCTCACGGAGGCGTAGCCAACGTTTGCGGGCGTTCCCCCCTTGCTCTCCGCCCGTCCGGCCTGGTGGCCGCGCCCCTCAGCCCGCAATTGGTCAGCCAGCAGCTGGTGATGGCCCAGTTTCTCAACCAGCAGTATGCCGTGAGCCGCATGCTAGCCGGCCAGGGCCTCTCACCCTCCCAGCAGCAGTATCTCAACCACCCCCCCGTAGGGAGGGCTCCCCCCGTGGTGCTTCCCAAGGGCCCCGACCCCCAGGCCCCGCAGCAGGCCCAGTGCGGCCCAGGGGGAGGCCCCGCCGCCGGGCCGCAAAACCAGACGTCGGCCGGGTCGTCCGGAGGGCCGTCGGACGTGTCCTGCGATATCTACcagtgtgtgagggaggagCTGAAGAGAGCGGGCATCTCCCAGGCCATCTTCGCCCGGGTGGCCTTCAACAGGACCCAG ggcCTGCTGTCAGAGATCCTGCGGAAGGAGGAGGACCCTAAGCATGCCTCCCAGTCTCTGCTGGTCAACCTGCGGGCCATGCACAGCTTCCTGCTGCTGCCTGAGGCCGAGAGGGAGCGCATCTaccaggaggagaaggagagaagccTGACGGGATTCACACcctgcagcagcaacacgcCGCCCAGGCCCACGCAG gcgAGACTGTCCCCAGTTACGGGAGACAGGGGGTTGCGGACAGACAGCTGCGTTCTCAACATCAGCGCTTCTATCTACGAGGAGATTCAGCACGAGATGAAGAGAGCCAAGGTGTCTCAGGCCATGTTCGCTAAGGTGGCCGCCTCCAAGAGTCAg GGTTGGCTGTGTGAGCTGCTGCGCTGGAAGGAGGATCCGAGCCCAGAGAACCGCACCCTGTGGGAGAACCTGTGTATGATCCGCCGGTTCCTCAGCCTGGCCCAGACCGAACGGGACGCCATCTACGAACAGGAGAGCAGCAACACGGCACAGCAGCACTGCACTGACAGACTCATGCTGCTCAGCAACGACAGTGCGCTG taCCAACACCACTCTCCGTTGCCGCAGCAACACCAACTTCAACCTCCGACCCCTCAGGCCCATCAACCCTCGCAGCCCGAGGCAGGACCTCACCTGTCTCCACGGCAACCGTGCGCAGCATCTCCAGCTGAGTGCGAGGCGGGGGGCTGGGGACACCTGAGAGTACGGCTGCGGGGCAGAGGGAGTAgcagtgagagaggggagagtaaGGACTGGGTGGACGGGGGGAGAGGGGACTGGGGCAGTTTGGGCAGGGACTGGGGTTGTACTGGCAGGGCGAGGGACAAGGGTGTGGAAAACAATGAGCGGGCGAGGGACGAGGGTGTGGGCGATAAAGTCACTGATGTGGTCAACAGAGACGGCTGGGAGAAGGACAGGCTCTCCACCAAGTGGCCCGGCCTTAAAGATGAAGACCGAGCCAGGGTTGTGGTCCACGTGGAGGCAGATAATGAGATGGGGGGCAGGGATGAGGTCAGAGGTGAGGGGTTGAGGGTGTCCCGCGAGGCTCTGGGGATCCTGCAGAGCTTCATCCAGGACGTGGGTCTCAACCCGGACGAGGAGGCGGTCCACACCCTGTCGGCTCAGCTGGGCCTGCCCGAACGCACCATCCTCAGCTTCTTCCACAGCCAGGACCACGGACAAGTCATGAGTCAAGACTGCAGCCAGCATCAGCACCGTAACCACAGCCAGCACCACCATCAGAGCCACAATCACAGCCGAGACGAGCCAAACCTGGCCCAGGCAGACAGAACTGCTGAGGGACGGGAGGAGGGCCGCACGGAGGAGGGTGATTCACATCGAAAGGCCGagacagaggaggcagaaatggagagaaaagaaggaagtGAGATAACTATTTTGAAAGAGTCGGACGTAGGCACTCAAACCGTTCCCGTTATGAAGGAGGAGCAAGAGAGCTATATCTAA
- the tbc1d5 gene encoding TBC1 domain family member 5 isoform X1 translates to MQHPNFETRHPLQTDEQQETGFDPLHNFNRNRSRGSLDSSTYSQSQSTFLSYRKEWDDLFLNSNYLARIRQAGINGRLRSSRFRSVCWKLYLEVLPEDKSLWINKTKELRGQYEKIKETHITNPRKAAGQQDLVVNNPLSQDEGSLWNKFFQDKELRGMIKQDVMRTFPEMRYFQEEDVRTKLTDILFCYARENEQLLYKQGMHELLAPIVFVLHCDHQAFQHASETANPSEEMKCLLNPMYHEHDAYAMFSQLMETAEPWFSSFEREVRKGKEEMLTSIPFARPQDAGPSVAIVTKVNRIQDQLVKKHDVELHMHLNRLEIAPQIYGIRWVRLLFGREFPLQDLLVVWDALFADSITLDLVDYIFVAMLLYIRDALIASNFQTCLGLLMHYPPIGDIHSLLHKALFLRDPKNNPRPVNYQFQQNLDYYKTRGADLVNKTRASASAKTAPLNINKVSSSLLNFGRKLIAPAMSGGSGGISPINSEVQSAVSPSLAPAAAPPHPLAEPPPGQAPVQTQSHTQSQHYRLLKSESMPVHLSKDVVSGGVSQVSLPAQTHTDTQGQSSRTVSSSPSTESLSGGRGLSTASPPLPPSRGSDVSTSSPPLSATKKESFFNITRSRSHSKTMGKKETEEDLEAQVSFLQGQINDLEAMSKYCAKMMNTHICKIQEVILQEHLEKEDEVLVSLAGLKQIKDILKGALRFNQSQLEAEENEEITIADDHYTSTAANSHRGDRQQHGGSQRSRDSDHDGSASTDEKEEEEQALTPPEQQVASSLGSEGKNWDDYILVSQDGDLQAPEGGGGGGGGGGAEHTPPVRRGRGAVRMEPEGAAGNFHDPLMAGTASGSSSPDEGSTHSKDSDFTIVNPNDL, encoded by the exons ATGCAGCACCCCAACTTCGAGACCCGCCACCCGCTCCAGACAGACGAGCAGCAGGAGACGGGCTTCGACCCGCTCCACAACTTCAACCGGAACCGCAGCA gaGGATCCCTTGACAGCAGCACTTACTCACAGTCTCAGTCTACCTTCCTCTCATACAG GAAAGAATGGGACGACTTGTTCCTCAACAGTAATTACCTGGCCAGGATCCGGCAGGCAGGCATCAACGGTCGACTGAGGAGCAGCCGCTTTCGCAGCGTATGCTGGAAG TTGTACCTGGAGGTTCTTCCAGAGGACAAGAGTCTGTGGATCAACAAGACCAAGGAGCTCCGGGGCCAGTATGAGAAGATCAAAGAGACG CACATCACCAACCCTCGCAAGGCTGCAGGCCAGCAGGACCTGGTGGTCAACAACCCACTCTCCCAGGACGAGGgg AGCCTGTGGAACAAGTTCTTCCAGGACAAGGAGCTGAGGGGGATGATCAAACAGGATGTGATGCGAAC GTTCCCAGAGATGCGTTACTTCCAGGAAGAGGACGTGAGGACCAAGCTGACGGACATCCTCTTCTGTTACGCCAGAGAGAACGAACAGTTACTGTATAAACAG GGAATGCATGAGCTGCTGGCTCCCATAGTGTTTGTGTTGCACTGTGACCATCAGGCCTTTCAGCACGCCAGCGAGACGGCCAACCCCAG TGAGGAGATGAAGTGTCTGTTGAACCCAATGTACCATGAGCACGACGCCTA tgCCATGTTCTCTCAGCTGATGGAGACAGCGGAGCCCTGGTTCTCCAGCTTCGAGAGGGAAGTGAGAAAG gggaaggaggagatgcTGACCAGCATCCCTTTTGCTCGGCCCCAGGACGCGGGGCCCTCCGTTGCCATAGTGACCAAAGTCAACCGCATCCAGGACCAGCTGGTAAAGAAGCACGACGTGGAACTGCACATGCACCTCAACCGGCTGGAGATCGCCCCGCAAATCTACGGCAT CCGGTGGGTGCGTCTGCTGTTTGGCCGTGAGTTCCCCCTCCAGGACCTGCTGGTGGTCTGGGACGCCCTGTTTGCAGACAGCATCACTCTGGACCTGGTGGACTACATCTTCGTGGCCATGCTGCTCTACATCCGAGACGCAC TGATCGCTAGTAACTTCCAGACCTGCCTGGGTCTGCTAATGCACTACCCTCCTATAGGAGACATCCACTCTCTGCTGCATAAGGCTCTCTTCCTCCGAGATCCCAAG AACAATCCACGGCCCGTCAACTACCAGTTCCAGCAGAACCTGGACTACTACAAGACCAGGGGAGCTGACCTGGTGAACAAGACccg TGCCAGTGCCAGTGCCAAAACAGCCCCTCTCAACATCAACAAGGTCTCCAGCAGCCTGCTGAACTTCGGCAGGAAGCTCATCGCCCCGGCCATGTCGGGGGGGTCCGGCGGCATCTCGCCCATCAACAGCGAGGTGCAGTCGGCCGTCTCCCCCTCCCTCGCCCCCGCCGCCGCCCCGCCGCACCCGCTGGCCGAGCCCCCGCCCGGCCAAGCCCCCGTGCAGACCCAGAGCCACACCCAGTCCCAGCACTACCGCCTGCTCAAGTCCGAGAGCATGCCTGTTCACCTCAGCAAAG ATGTAGTTTCAGGCGGAGTGTCTCAGGTCTCTCTCCCAGCCCAgactcacactgacacacaag gccaaAGCTCCAGGACGGTAAGCTCCTCCCCCAGCACAGAAAGCCTCTCCGGTGGGCGCGGTCTCTCCACCGCCTCCCCGCCCCTTCCCCCCTccagaggaagtgatgtcagcACTTCATCGCCGCCCCTCTCCGCCACCAAGAAGGAGTCGTTCTTCAACATCACTCGCTCACGCTCCCACAGCAAGACCATGGGCAAGAAGGAGACG GAGGAGGACTTGGAAGCCCAGGTATCTTTCCTGCAGGGCCAGATCAACGACCTGGAGGCCATGAGCAAGTACTGTGCCAAgatgatgaacacacacatct GTAAGATCCAGGAAGTGATTCTTCAGGAACACTTGGAGAAAGAGGATGAGGTCCTGGTATCACTGGCTGGACTCAAACAG ATCAAGGACATCCTGAAGGGGGCGCTGCGCTTCAACCAGAGCCAGCTGGAGGCCGAGGAGAACGAGGAGATCACCATCGCGGACGACCACTACACCTCCACGGCAGCCAACAGTCACCGCGGCGACCGCCAGCAGCACGGCGGCAGCCAGCGGAGCCGAGACTCGGACCACGACGGCAGCGCGAGCACGGacgagaaggaggaggaggagcaggcgcTGACCCCGCCGGAGCAGCAG GTGGCGTCTTCCCTGGGCTCGGAGGGCAAGAACTGGGACGACTACATCCTGGTGTCCCAGGACGGAGACCTGCAGGCCCCcgagggagggggcgggggcgggggagggggcggagccGAGCACACCCCTCCGGTGCGGCGAGGGCGCGGCGCGGTGCGGATGGAGCCAGAGGGCGCGGCGGGGAACTTCCACGACCCCCTGATGGCCGGCACCGCCTCGGGCTCCTCCAGCCCGGACGAGGGCTCCACCCACAGCAAAGACTCTGACTTCACCATCGTCAACCCGAACGACCTGTGA